GAAACAGGGGTCTCATCAAAAGACATCGTAATCGCAGATGACCCTTTGGTCTCTGCTCGCATTTTCCTTCCCAAAAACCACACCAATCCCTCCCACAAACTTCCCATCTTCGTCTACTTCCATGGCGGCGCCTTCTGCGTTGAATCAGCTTTCTCCTTTTTCGTCCATCGCTATCTCAACATCTTAGTCTCCCAAGCCAACGTAATTGCTATCTCTGTCGACTTCAGACTCCTTCCACACCACCCTCTCCCTGCAGCCTACCAAGATGGCTGGACCACTCTGCAGTGGATTGCTTCCCACGCCGCCAACACCGCCGCCAACCCGGAGCCATGGTTACTCAACTATGCTGACTTCAACAAACTCTACATAGGAGGTGAAACCAGCGGCGCTAACCTTGCTCACAACCTTCTTCTTCGTGCAGGGGACGAGTCTCTGCAAGGGGATCTCAAAATCTTCGGTGCCTTACTCAGTTCTCCCTTCTTCTGGGGCTTGGTGCCAATTGGGTCGGAGCCGGTTGAGGGGCACGAGCAGAGTTTGGCCATGAAAGTGTGGAGCTTGGCGTGCCCCGATGCACCTGGTGGAATCGACAATCCATGGATCAACCCTTGTGTTGCAGGGGCACCCTCCTTGGCCACACTTGCGTGCTCCAAGATTCTGATCACTATCACTGGGAAGGACGAGTTCAGAGACAGAAACATTTTGTACCACGACACGATAAAGAAAAGTGGATGGAAAGGAGAAGTTGAAATCTTCGATGCTGGTGATGAAGAACATGCTTTCCAACTCTTCAAGCCTGAAACTGACAGAGCTAAAGCCATGATCAAACACTTGGCGTCGTTTCTGGTCTGATGCTTGATTATTACAGTTCAATGAAGGTGGCTTTAATTAAtcatatatttgaaaaacaaataaataaatgttgatTGCTTTATCTTGTATACGTTAATTTGAGATTAAATTT
The sequence above is a segment of the Phaseolus vulgaris cultivar G19833 chromosome 2, P. vulgaris v2.0, whole genome shotgun sequence genome. Coding sequences within it:
- the LOC137810400 gene encoding 2-hydroxyisoflavanone dehydratase-like gives rise to the protein MANQEKEIVMELLPLIRLYKDGTVDRLLSSPNVPPSVQDPETGVSSKDIVIADDPLVSARIFLPKNHTNPSHKLPIFVYFHGGAFCVESAFSFFVHRYLNILVSQANVIAISVDFRLLPHHPLPAAYQDGWTTLQWIASHAANTAANPEPWLLNYADFNKLYIGGETSGANLAHNLLLRAGDESLQGDLKIFGALLSSPFFWGLVPIGSEPVEGHEQSLAMKVWSLACPDAPGGIDNPWINPCVAGAPSLATLACSKILITITGKDEFRDRNILYHDTIKKSGWKGEVEIFDAGDEEHAFQLFKPETDRAKAMIKHLASFLV